The sequence CGCATAACGGAAATCAGGTTAGCGTGCTGATGCCGGGTCATTATGAGGTGTACAAAGATCCTATTGCACTGGAGGGGGCGTTGTGGGCGATGTTCGGGCCGCTGGAGAATTAGGCTGGTCGCGTCGAAGCCGGGGTATCCTCCTATCCCACTCAAGCCAACGGAGGGCTTGAGTGGGCCACCCGACGGTTATCGAATCAGACCAGCACTTGGTCGGGATGGCAATCCTGAAATTGTGGAGCTTCCAGGTCTAGGATCCGAGGTCGCGGGCAAACTCCACGATCGAACGCACGGCGATTCCTGAAGGGCCTTTGGCGATCCAACCCTTACTGTCTTCCACCCAAGCAGTGCCGGCGATGTCGAGATGGAGCCAGGGCGTGTCACCGACGAATTCCTTCAGGAACATGGCGGCGGTGACTGCGCCGCCCCAGCGGCCGCCGCTGTTCACGATGTCGGCAATGTTGGATTTGATCATCTCCTGGTACTCGGAATCGAGCGGCAGACGCCACATTTTTTCTCCCGCACGCTCGAGTGCCTGGCGGAAGCGGTCGTACATGGCGTCATCGTTGGCGAAGATGCCGGCGTTGACGTAACCGAGCGCCACGACAACTGCGCCAGTCAGCGTGGCGGCATCGATCAGGTGAGTAACGCCGAGTTGGCGCGCGTAGTGCAGTCCATCGGCGAGGACGAGGCGACCCTCAGCGTCGGTGTTGATGATCTCGATGGACTTGCCCGACATGGCGATCTGCACGTCGCCCGGCTTCTGTGCTTTGCCGGAAGGCATGTTCTCAGTGGCCAGCACAATTGCGATCACTTTCACCTTCGGCCTAAGCAGGGCGATGGCGCGCATCGCGCCGAGCATGGCCGCGCCGCCGGCCATGTCGTATTTCATCTTTTCCATACCGTCGGCAGGCTTGATGGAGATGCCGCCGCTATCGAACGTGATTCCCTTTCCGATCAGGCCTAACACGGGTTTGTCGGGCGCGCCTGCCGGTTCGTAGCGGAGAATGATGAGTGCAGGAGGCTCATCGGAACCCTGGGCCACACTCCAGAAAGCGCCCATTTTGAGTTCTTTGATTTTGTCGGCGCCGTAGGTTTCGCACTTGAGGCCGACTTCCTCGGCCATTTTGCGGGCGCGATCGGCGAGTACTGTGGGAGTCATACGGTTGCCGGGCTCATTGACGAGGGTGCGAGTGAAGTTCTGTGACTCCCCGATAATTCGGCCCTCGTTTACTGCGGCTTCGAGGGCGGGGCTCTGCAGAATGGTGGGAACGATCGTGAGTTCGTCGATGTGCTGATCCTTGCGGTCGCTCTTGTAAAAGTCGGAGTCGAAGTTGCCGACGAAAGCGCCTTCCACGGTAGCCTTTACGGCATCGGTAGGGCCGGAGGGGATTTCTGGTTCGGCAAAAGCAAAGCTGCGCAGGCCGCGAGACTTCAGGAAGCGAACCGCAGTGCCGGCGAGTTTGCGAAGTTCGTAAGAATTGAAGCTTTTAGCTTTGCCGCCACCGAGGAGCAGCAGGCGGCGCGCCTTCAGGCCAGCTGGCTTATGCAGGAGAGTGGTCTCGCCGGATTTTCCGGTGACCTCGCCGGTAGCGATGAGATCCTGGGCGGCTGCGGGGATGGCGGGATCGCTGGTGGCGACCCGGGGAGAAGGCTTGTTGTTATTGTCGGAATGGTCGAGGACGGTGGCTACCAGGCATTCAGTTTCAATTTGGGCAAGCGGGCTAGAAGAGAGCAGTATTTTCATAGCGAGAGAAATAATAAATGAAGGACAAGTATGAGGTTTGATCGGGGAAGCAAATACATAGATGCTTCGCCCGCTCGGCGGGCTCAGCATGACCCCTCAAGGGTTTGCTGGCATTCGGTTGCCGGGGGAGTGAGAAAAGATAGAGGCGCGGAAGAGTCGAGGCTGTGCCTCGACCTGAGCGGACGAGACGTTCGCTCTTATGTACGGCTAGCCGGCCTTGCGGGCGCGCTGCATGGCTTCGCGGGCCTCGCGGTCGGCGGTGCGGCGGCGCTCGGTTTCCCGCTTGTCCCAAAGTTGTTTGCCCTTGGCCAAGGCAACCTCCACCTTCACGCGTCCATTCTTAAAGTAGAGGCGGGTAGGAATGAGGGTAAGCCCCCTCTGCTGGGTTTTTCCGATCAACCGACGAATTTCGTCTTTGTGAACCAGTAACTTGCGGGTGCGCAGAGCTTCAT comes from Terriglobales bacterium and encodes:
- a CDS encoding leucyl aminopeptidase; its protein translation is MKILLSSSPLAQIETECLVATVLDHSDNNNKPSPRVATSDPAIPAAAQDLIATGEVTGKSGETTLLHKPAGLKARRLLLLGGGKAKSFNSYELRKLAGTAVRFLKSRGLRSFAFAEPEIPSGPTDAVKATVEGAFVGNFDSDFYKSDRKDQHIDELTIVPTILQSPALEAAVNEGRIIGESQNFTRTLVNEPGNRMTPTVLADRARKMAEEVGLKCETYGADKIKELKMGAFWSVAQGSDEPPALIILRYEPAGAPDKPVLGLIGKGITFDSGGISIKPADGMEKMKYDMAGGAAMLGAMRAIALLRPKVKVIAIVLATENMPSGKAQKPGDVQIAMSGKSIEIINTDAEGRLVLADGLHYARQLGVTHLIDAATLTGAVVVALGYVNAGIFANDDAMYDRFRQALERAGEKMWRLPLDSEYQEMIKSNIADIVNSGGRWGGAVTAAMFLKEFVGDTPWLHLDIAGTAWVEDSKGWIAKGPSGIAVRSIVEFARDLGS